The genomic segment tccagcttatggaaacttAGCTGGATGTGCAACTAAAGGAAAGTATGGTTGTCCTGTTTGTGGTGAGCactcaaatgttgtttggttgaagcatagcAAAAAGATGTCATTTTGCAATCATATTTGATTTCTACCACAAGAACACTGTTAcagaaagaagaaatatacaacagctagggcaagggaaagagcacCACAACGTCCAATTATATTGACAGGTGTTGAAGTAGCTGAGCAGTTAAGCAAAGTGACTAATGACTTTGGAAAAGGGAAAAAAGAGGAGTCGTGGTATAGACACAGAACAAATCTGGAAGaagcattctattttttttaggctgccttattgggaaatattagttgttcatcataaccttgatgttatgcatgttgaaaagaatgtttgtgaaagcatacttaacacattgctcgattgcaaaggaaaatctaaagatcacTACAACTCGAGATTAGATTTGACAGAGATGGGCATTATGCCTCATCTCCATCCGTATGAGAAAATGGTGTTACGCGTCTTCCTGCTGCAGCTTATGCTCTATCAAAATCTGATGAGAAGTTGCTTTGTGAGAggctatttgacttgaaattgccttatggatattgctctaacattagaaactgtgtagatgtggagaaacagaagctgacaggacttaagtctcatgattgccatgtgattatgcaacaactattgcctattgctataaggggtttaatggaagaaggttgtagagagacaattcttcagctctctaagtttttccatggattgtgtcacgtgtggttgataaggaggaaattatgaaattggaaCTAGAAGCCTTTGAAATTCTTTGTCAACTAGAAGAATAATtccctccttctttctttgatccaatgattcacttggttgttcatttagcatgagaagttagactttgtggttcggtgcaatttcgatggatgtaccattttgagagatatatgaaagtattgaaaggatttgtaGCAAACTATGCACGGCCAAAAGGATGTATTGCAAATCGCTATCTTGCTGTTGAATGTGTACGCTTTTGTGAAACATTTTTAaagcaaaatgataatcaagatagtaCATTACTAGAAGAAAATCCATTATCAGCAGCAGGTGCTTTGAGCTTGACCGATTGAACTTGGCAGTAGCGCATCGGTATGTGTTGTTTAACTCGGATATTGTAGAACCATTTCTCAATGTCCATatggatgagctgaaagaaagacactcaaatctgaataacaatcaaactttattgtggaatcgacattctgaagggttcccgttatggttttatgaaaaggttgtattctatttccaagataaaagtttacgttttgttttagtgtacaaatttcttacaagtatatttttatttttagatttctaacatgaacaaagtagatgacatgttagctcaattggctgaaggtCCAAGTCGCGGTGTCACTTCCTACAAATggtacatgattaatggaattcaattccataaaaaaggagctgaaaaaacaactcaaaacagcggtgtatacttggaagcacatgatagtgggcaattgaatgataaagaagagtattttggtgttatcaaggatataattatgcttgattatcgtacttttaaggtgccactgttttggtgcgattgggcgaatattcgaatgggtgtgaagaagtcggagttctatacgcttgtaaattttaatataagacaagctcaatccattagggatccatttgtattagcttcacaagtgaaaaaagctttttatgcaagggtgaatgagtcaagtaattggtatatagctttaaaggattcaaatagagggtgttttgaacttgaatccaatgaagaaaattgagcTTCCTGTTGTCTCTTatgtactttgaatgaaacaaatctgcttataatttttgtatgtaatttttgtgtattattactcttttgttgaatgaaacaaatctggttttattactctctacggtgcactttatgattttattttaatttgaatgaaataattctggttttatggttttggtgtatgtttattactctttggtgattcgcatttctgatttatatactatgttatctttctttttatattgcagcaatttcaacttgaaaaatgagtacattacgaaGATCTCCAAAAAAACACCTTCGTCCAGGTGCTTTATGCAATCTTGTGGCCAAAAAGTGAAAAGCATCATTGAAGACTCAAGCTGATTGTGATGATATGATGCTTGGAAGCcctgttttaaagaaaaagagtgaTCTTCGTAGGTTTTCTGCACCTGTTAGAGTTGTAATTGACTCACCACCTGCTCTTAGTACTAGAGCAGCAACTCGTCGTATGGTCTATGATACAGAGCTAGATCCAAATGATCATGTGgaagacatggagatgtcacttggaagttcaaaaactagaagatctcttaattatgaagtggataaggtagttgatagtgtttgtgaaaagggagtaagggaggaacatgaagagaTAGCTGATGAGGAAAGGGTTGGTGTAGAAGTTGAAGGGATTGTTGCACAATGTGAAGAAGTGTCTGATGCAGAATGTGAAGAAGTGTCTGAGATAGATATCAAACaacctcttagaaaatctgttagattacaaaaaacaactgatgaggcaaatcaaactgagattgaagaaatacctcaagatgtagatgcgaatgtaatgaacttagccaagaagacaaggggaaaaactctattggaaaatcttaccaagaggaacaatgacttaaggataataaattggaatgaaaaagggcaaccaactcactacaagaaaaaatagtattcataacacttaaaaactgctaaccgggagtattgataacgcttctgaaaatgctaacatagcccctgttattaaaagtcctgtcttttctataacagcaTTCAAATGCTATGtttgatgttatcttaaactattcaataacacatttttagttgctataatattcaaataataacattagttagagtatttgattataaatttggagtttaatcttatactttatacataacacttttccactattacatttgattattttgatagcatttttagtttgttatattatataaatcataacgatttgttatgcttataatatatttctaaatcataacatattaaaagtctaggaataaaattttgttactttagtgtggataatatattttaaattttattttgataagtatacttataaggtttttttttaattaaaagattttcattattgtattttgaaaaaaaaatttcaaaattaatcataaaatttaattctcaatagattgataaaccacaagtattacattaaacaataactaattcaaaccatgaatatgtctacttcatgagatcttagttctaacttaaatttgaaagcataacataataaagttttataatcttgaacattttttactttaaaaatgaaaaacagaaacattacaagatacacaaaagtaaatcatgcatgaaacttgctccatccttcaattcatcatccaaccaagtacttgctgctgaagttgtttgttgccatctgaagctctctaaattgaaatctcctcaggtttccaaggcaaacctcctcatgatgttgctctgaaattttttaaagcctacaactgttaatctcttcttattgtcaaacaatttaactctgtaatgaaacatatatgaaaagaaaaacgcaatgaaacccaacactacttaagtaagtaatgttagattaaacaaaaatatgtacAGTATAAACCATAACATAGCAGCTTTGCAAGatatgaaacatatatgaaatagTCATGTTCATTAGTGTAAAACTAAACCCAAATTCTCTTCTGAACTAGTCAGTAATGTTTTTTACCTTTTTTAATCCAATCCAATTTCACATTCCAAACATGACCTAAAAATACTGATGTTGTGCTTCTTGTAATGTTAGATTTGTCTCCAGATATGTTTATGCTTATTTTTATAAGAATTGCTCAAACCATATAGAAAATTAGATACTTCAACAAAAATCATGAAAAAGATGGCCTACAGTTGTGTTGAACAAGTCTAATGGTCAACCAATTAAgcaaataaaatttctttaagaTTAATTATTCAAATCTATTTGAACAAACAGATCTGTAGATATGGAACATGCCTAACACATCTAATTGCAATTGTATCATGTGATTGCAATATGACAGCACCAAACAACAATCTCATTATTTATGATCGAAACCCATACaatcaatattatatattttcacatgaataaaagcctgataaaatcatattatagaatatacataaataaaatatgtaaaagGCTCAGCACAGTTTAACTTCCAACATAAAACAATGAGCAATTAGTTTAACTTCAACATTAAATAAGGAGAAAAAGGCTCAAAAATTCCCTGACCACATAATAGAGTTTCTAAACATGTGCAAACAATGTCCACTAGGGCAGCGAGGGTGGATGTTTCcaagaaaaaaaagaacaaacctgaagttctctctattctctctgcaGATGGCCCAGGATTTAGAACCAGTTTCCCACTTGGTTGCTACAAAAAGGGGAAAAACAGAATAAACATGAATAAGAGAGAGTATACATAATAAACAAAGAACCTGTCATAGTAGTAGGCATATCAGTATCTCCCATGCCTTTACTTTAAAAAATATCAGTACATGGTATCAATGGAAGTGAGCTGAAAAATTCACCACCAACCATCTGTAACGAGCTAATAATACCATACTCATATGAGAGTTATAAATGCTAACTTCACCCCACACTACTTGCAAGAGCTTAAGATCATACCTCTATGGGAGTAAGCATCTTCTTTTCACTGTTCTTGTCGTATTTCTGTTTTTTTGTACCTGCTTTTAATCCCTGCCAAGGAAGACTAGTaaagaaaataagtaaataatatgGTGAAACAGAGCAATGAAACAAAGGAAAATGGATTTCATCATATCACATAAGTATCCAACCTTCCCCTCAAAAAATACATAAGCACATAACCAAGAGACTCCAAATCATCTCTTCTGCTTTGCTCTGCATAAAGATTACATTCACAATTAGATAAAGCCCAAAAGTCTCAAGCATTACAGGGAGAAACAAATAACATATTCTCTAATTAGGAATTATAAATGGCTCACCAACTCCAAGGTGAGTGTTAACACTTGCATAAaaagtgttggtttttattgatcaaatcagagattatgcgcagcggaacaacaatcaaattgtcagattaatcccataagatttctagatctacttcttcacactcatatatatattgaatcaaggacaagaatagaaacattacctcaggtccttccttgctgctatcttttcgtatggctgaatccttgagatctcacaccaagatcttccaaaatgttcttagtcacccaaagaacgagtgtgggctcgctatacaaataataggcaataactatttatcagatattctcaacacatgagatctgataaagtttggacctaggttttgtgaagaacaatgacctttgtttttgtcactgatctttttctctgagagaatcctagatatttttctatccctgaaaacttacgttctgtgaaaactgatatccaatatttaataatatccaatatattaaaatatttgttattttaaacaaattcaaaataactgatcagttatcagatttttgtttaaataataatatttaaatcaaatcaaaatatctcattatttatttaatatttaaataactaaaattgtggaatcaagagaccaagtctatctcttatgcgtgtagcacagtgcctgtgcactgtgggcactgtgccacacgtgtaccacatgcatgtgcaggcatgtgatttttcccaattttattattatttaaataccaaaaatcccaaaaataaattaattcaaaattaattatatttttgtttaatcaaataattaattaattcttaattaattaattacacataattaaacaataattatgtttgatacatagaaaaatattttacttatcacataagtcatttttgcccatttttgtatttgcctttgacagtgattgtttgagccattctggggaccatggacctataacattaagctctaataaattgaaactaaataattaaactctttaattataatagttaatttattaattctgatattactccactataaatttagaactgcactctttatgttatagatatacttttacagaaatctttttcttaagtcgtccattgatataaccatctttcaatagttcaaccctctaattaattagttcataaattagaatggaagaattaccatttaacctttctaatttacttcttattccttaagtaccattaattcactagtgaataattaatctataatctaattatagatttgagctcaaaatcattcagttccagaattaac from the Humulus lupulus chromosome X, drHumLupu1.1, whole genome shotgun sequence genome contains:
- the LOC133806788 gene encoding casein kinase 1-like, which translates into the protein MTKNHVITTLAHERHAITSSLMFYLLIFDIVPVVYIIDYGLAKKYSDLQTHKHIPYRENKNLTGTTFYASVNTHLGVEQSRRDDLESLGYVLMYFLRGSLPWQGLKAGTKKQKYDKNSEKKMLTPIEQPSGKLVLNPGPSAERIERTSVKLC